The sequence TAACATTGTTAGGTAAAACTCCACGTATTGCAAGTGGGAGAAGTTGTTGCATTAGAACATGGCAATCATGTGATTTAAGACCAGAGAGCGTTAGGTTCTCTAAAGATACCAAACTTCTGAAATTCGACGAATAACCTTATGGAGCCTTAAGATCAGACAAAGTTCTGCAAATAGAGACTTTCTCCTCTCTTGACAATGTATAACATGCTGCAGGTATGTAAGTTCTACTTCTATCGGATGCAGGGGCCAACTCGGGTCGAATGTTCATTTCTACCAAATCAAGTCTAACACTCAATCCATCCTTACTCTTCCCTGGTATGTCGAGCAGTGTACCAATTATATTCATCaatacattcttctcaatatgcataaCATCAAGACAGTGTCTTACATGTAATTTTTTCCAGTACGTTAACTCATAGAATGCAGAAATCCTCTTCCAGTAGTCGTTCGAAATATCTTCATTCAACCTCCTAGTAGACCTTTTACCGCATGGAAAGGTCTTATCCTTAAGTCTATTATAAATTGTCTCGCCTGATAAAGGGAGAGGAGGTGTCCCATGCTCATGATTACCATCAAATGCTTTCTTTTGTCTCCTATAAGGGTGATGACGTGGTAAGTATTTTCTATGTCCCATATATGCATTTTTCTTCCCATGTGGTAGTCTTATAGAAGAAGTTTCCTCCCCACATATTGGACAAGCCTTATACCCCTTCACGCTACACCCACACAGGTTCCCgtatgcaggaaaatcattgataGTCCACAGTAAGACAGCTCGCAGGGTGAATCTTTCATTTCTATGTGCATCAAAACACTGAACACCTTCTTCCCACATAAGTTTGAGATCATCAATCAAAGGTGCTAGGTAGACACTTATGTCGTATCCTGGTTGCTTAGGTCCCGAGATTAACATAGTTAACATCAAATACTTCCTCCTCATACATAGCCATGGTGGAAGGTTGTATATTGTAGCAATCACaggccaacaactatatttcGTTGATAAATCTCCGTATGGATTGATGCCATCTGTGGACAACCCCAAGCGGAGGTTTCTCGGTTCGAACCCAAAATCTGGCCACAAATGGTCTACCAACCTCCAAGATGGAGTATCAGCTGGATGCCTTAACACACCGTCTACTTTCTTGTCATTTGCATGCCAACACAAGTGCTTTGCATATTCGGAGTTCTTGAACATCCTTAAGAACCTCGGAACAATTGGAAAATACCACAGCTGTTTAGCTGCAACTCCCTTAATCTCTTCATTTGAGTTCTTACTTGTCTTCCACCTCGAAATGTTACATTTAGGACACCTACTGATGTTTGCCAGATCTTTACTATACAAGCAGCAATCGTTAGGGCATGCATCTATTTTTTGATAACTAAGGCCCAACGCAGTAAGcgttttttttgcttcatacaTGGATATCgacattttattattttcaggCAATAACTCGCTAATCGTTGCCAGTAGTTCAGAGAAGCTAGCATTACTCCATCCAAATCTAACCTTCAGGTTGTATAGCCTAATTAATGCTGATAACTTTGTGAATCTTTTACAACCAGGAAATAGAGGCTTCTTTGCATCATCGAACATATTGTCAAACGTATTAGGTACTTCAGAAAACTGATCGCGGACATTTTGAACCATATTTATGACATGAAATAAATCATCGTCGACCGTTTCTTCGTTCATGTAAGCCTGTCGATTACATGAAGTCTCTGATGTAAAAGATTTGCCATGCCAAAACCATATCTTATAGCTTTGATCGATCCCATTGGCATATAGATGATATCTGACTGTTGATTCGTCTTGCGGCAAACGgttcccacatttcaaacatgGACACCTGATAGTACTGGAATCTTTGGCATGACGAAAACCAAATTGAATGAACGCTTCCACTCCCAATTCATACTCCCTGGACATCCTATTCTCCATCATCCATGATTTTTCCATTAGACGATATTACACGGTTTATATATCTTAGAAGTTAGGACTTAGTCAAACCTGTTTGCAAAGAAATAGTAAGAAAACTGGCCAAATcctctaaaagaaaataaaaagaaaccaaATGGCTATCATATTCCTAACCAAAAATTTGCGTCTAAAACAAGCATGTTAGAACTTAGAAAGACACTCCAAAGTTCCAAATCTAGTCTTAATTTAGAGAAACCATGCACCTAGTAAGTGAGGAGTGACTGAGAGTTTAAATAGTTCGTTAAGAGAAGATAGGTGACGGGGAGGGGGAGTAGTGGGGAGACCATCTAGAGAGAGAGGTTGAGGAGGAGATGATCTCCTGTGGGGAGACCATTTTGATATCTTTCCCTCACCAACCTGAAGCCTGTGTAGAGAAATTTCCATAACAAACTAGTCATTCATCATGATTTTAACTTCTTCCCACACCCTTTCCCTTAACAGCAGCACCGTAGCCTAGGATCACTCCATAATTGTGTTTTGCTCCACAATCAATGAGCACAACAACTTTTTCTCCATGGATTGTTCCTCTCACCTTCATTATAAGTTCAAACGAACCTGAAAAGTTCTAAAAACGTGTCTAAGtgtcacttgaactttcaaatgaCCTAACAATGGTCAAGTGTtagttcgtaactcataacctcccaaaaagttaaaagaagtcGAAAAAAAGCACTTCCTGGCCTAattggcaaccaagtgtgtaagtTTGTAAGTCATCACctaccaaaaagttaaaaacatcTAAAAAACACACTTgaagttcgtaactcataacctacccaACCAAAAAAGCGTTCAACACATTTATAAGTATCACATTACTTTtcaaaatggcctaacaatgctgaAATGCaagtttgtaactcataacgtacccagaagttcaaaaagtgtggaaaaaacacttaaagacccaaaatggcaacccAATGTGTAAGTTGAACAAACTTAGTTTCAAACGAACCTAAAAAGTTCTAAAAATGTGTCTAAGtgtcacttgaactttcaaatgaCCTAAAAATGCTCAAGTGTtagttcgtaactcataacctcccaaaaagttaaaagaagttgaaaaaaagcacttcctGGCCTAattggcaaccaagtgtgtaggttcaacaaacttagtcttAAACCAACCTACAAAGTATTCACAACGTGCATAAGCATAACTTTCAAAAGGACCTAACAAAACATAAGTGTAAGTTTGTAAGTCATCACctaccaaaaagttaaaaacatctaaaaaaacacttgaagttcgtaactcataacctacccaACCAAAAAAGCGTTCAACACATCTATAAGTATCACATTACTTTTCAAAATGACCTAACAATGCTGAAATgcaatttcgtaactcataacgtacccagaagttcaaaaagtgtggaaaaaacacttaaagacccaaaatggcaacccGGTGTGTAAGTTGAACAAACTTAGTTTCAAAAGAACCTAAAAAGTGATCAAAAGGTGTCTAAATATCACTTGAACTTTGGGGTACTCAGCTTTATAGTTCTCTGCTAAATGTCAAACAACTGTTGAAACCATGAAAATATCACAACTTTgataagcaaaaaaaaaaaaaaaagaaagaaagaaaggaagaacgtTATGCAACAGTCATTTACCTGTGATAACCCCTAGATTGACTGCTAATGACTGAATGATGACAGTAGCAAAGGAAGCCACTAATATGATCCAAAGCAACTGTACGGAGAGAAGCAACATTAGTTGTCAGGTCCACTAGGAATATAACAAGCAAGTGAATTCTTGTGACATGACAGGACTTACTAGCTTCAACaagaaaagataaatataaataaaattggaGCCTATTCAAAAACATTACATAATTGAAAACTTTAGGAAATTCCTAGTTCTGAAACTTGTCTTGATTAGATTTATGATTAGGCTGGAGGTAGCACCATACATATGTTTACAAACAAAAAGGCCTATGGTGAATATGGGTCATCTCAGCTCTTCATAGCAGCATACAAAATCTTCTAGGGGAAGGAACGACATTAAGCAAACAGACATTGTTGATTCTTCCAAGTCCAATGAGAATGCCAAAGAAACTAAACAAGCTGGAAGTCTAGAGGAAGAGAAGGTTAAAAATGTTCACAGTGAAGAGAAGattataagaaaacaaaaacatacCGTAATGAACGAAAAGCAAATTTCAGTAATTCAGAGAGCTCTCTTTGATGAACTTGAAATGTAGCAGAAATTCCTATAAGGCAGCAGAAATTTCAGATATTCCGTGAAACAGACCTAAGAGTTGTGACTGTTCATTATATACCCCATTATTCTTGCTATAATTAGTGTTTTACACATTAAATATTCTGCTGAAACTCTGCCTTTAACACAATtattatttgtatatatatatcccTTCATTGGCAGCACCatagatttattattttaatgatTTCTTTGAGATTTTGCTCCTGTAGTTTCTCCATTCAGCCATACAATTAAACATAATTTGAGGCATGTACTTTCACAGCCTTGAAGAGAAACTACACGATCTACCTTCACTATAACGGTTGTCAAACAACGTTGCTTTAGGTGAGCTTACTGACCATTCACATAGAACAAACAACTACTAAGCCGATGCGAGACTAGCTAATTTGCCACCAGAATAACAAGAAACAGTGTAAAACAACAGTAAAACGAGAATTCAACAATCattcttcatttctttaaagGAAACAGACAAACAACGCTCTTCTTGGCCacgaagagaaaagaaaaaacaatcatCGAACATCACTTCTCAGGTATTTAAGGTAAGAAGATCATTTCCAGcagtaaaaataataaaaaaaaaaacacacaacaAAAATTGAAGAATACAAACGAGAGGAGTGACAAGAAACAATTAAAAATGCTAAAAGCTAAAAGCAGTCTCCTTTTTCCGTGTGTTTTGCAATTACTTCTTAGACCAATATCTTTTAAATGAAGCATTTGTCTCGTCATTGTTTGGTAAGTGATGGAGTTAAAGAAAGGAGATGAGAGATCAAGATAAAAACATCTGCCGGAGACCAAGACTTGTTTTATATGTTGGAATTATGGCTTGGTTCTCTTACATGTCAACTAACCTAATTTAAGTTTAGAATTTGAGCATTATCCATGTAACATGCCTAGGATGATTTTTCTTAGGTTGTTCTCTCTTAGTAGTAACTATTTCATCATATACTTTGTCATGGAAGGTTGAAGGGTCCAAGTAGTTATGGGAAAATGTGATGAATGTGATGTTTTCTTTAGCCGTTGTGTCATTGGTATGGTGTATGAGTTAGGTAGCTGAAGTGTTTGAAAAAAGTACCCAATCTTCAACATGCTTCAGATTGGATCATTAGAAATGGTTAGTGTATTACCATTATATATCTGTATTGCAATTCTCAAGCGCCAGAAGTTCCAAGTCTTTATATTTCAAGGACATAATTCTATCATCAATGTTCATAGACTTAGAAGTTAAAGTTTTTAGTTTTAACACTATTCTCATTTTGTGCTTTGTTACTTGCTAAATCATGCTTGTCGTTAGTGTGCATTGATAAACTAAACTGGATGATAAATTTGCAAGGAATGGCAGCAGTGGACAGTAAAAAATAACATAGGATTGAAAATAGCAATCAAAGAACTCAAATTTCAGCcaataattttgtaaatggaATAAAAGAGAGTGAAGGGAGCGAACTGGAGAAAGAACGAACCGGAATGAATGGAGAACGAAGCGAATGGAGGAGGGAGCGAGGAGAAGCAATAAACAGTGGAAGACAACTTCACGAAGGTAACCAGAAATTAATTTTGATGGTGTTGCAAATGTGCTGCGCTTCAACAACTATTCCTAAAACACAAAGACTTGCAAGTGTAAAAAACGAGATTCTAATAAAGTCAATAGCGAACCTTAAGTCCTCCAAACTCATTTTAGTGTCCATTTTTAAAGTTAAAGTATCTAATATTTCCCATATTGTTAAAGAATAGCTTCAAATTGCTTAAAAAACCTTAAATCCCAAAAATAAGCATTCAATGACAGAAAATAGCGAGTACCATGTGTAAATAAAATGAGTCAAATGGACTGTAGGTAACAAGAAAATAGCGAGAATAATGCTGAAACGCCACAACACGAGCTGGACATGGAAGATCAAATGAGATTATAAAGCGCGAGGAAGTTAAAAGATAGCAATTATACCTTCACATCTTGCCATCTTACTTTTAAAagtgaaaggaaaaataaaacacGCATTTTAGAATACTATGAAAAGTTCACACTGAAGCACCAAAGTTTAGAAAAGTTTCAATAGTCTTATTCTTCATACACAAGAGAAGATAATCTATGCATGCATCAATCACATTAGTTTCCAAGATGGTAAGTTCAATATaacatcaaataaaaaaaaatgtgtctAATGCATGAGCTGATGAGCATGATCTTGGCAGTTACTTTCTCTTGGATGGAAAATTAGAGTTTCCTTGGATGCTGGGAAACTATAagaaactataaaaagaaagttCCCAGAGAAGTAGATGGGTAAATTTAAAACTGAAAAAAACCCCAAATTAGCGTAGTTCATATGGTTAATAAGTGATGGTTAAGTTAACTATACAAGTTTAAACCGATAATATTTCAGTTTATAGCTAAGAACACAACTAACTGAACCACTTACACCCTTTTGGACACCAGATAAGCATAAAAACCATATCCATCTCAAGATCTTTGTAACCGGACAAGGATAGTTTCAGAAGTACATAGTCAGAGCATACACAATAGTCTTGGATAAAACACATcatgctttaaattttattttagagattTAGTGGAGATCAAAGAATGAGAACAGTGAGCTACCTCTCAGGCTGATGTTTTAAGAATTTCTTTGGATGACCATAGTCTTGAATTGAGAGTGAAAGCTGTAAATGAAATTGAAGCTGCTTTTCAACAACGACTTTCTGCCGCTGAAATTGAAATAACGGAGTTAAGATCTAACCTTGATTCTGCTGACAGGTTTGTTCTTCATCTTCtacttatttgtttttattttatttatttacatatgAATGTAACTTCTCACTGGTTATTAAATGGAGTACATGTATGCAAATACTCTCATTGTGCAGGGCATAGTTCTCAAAGAGTAGAAAAACccaaatgaaaaagagaaaaaaaaatgagatcTT comes from Cucumis melo cultivar AY chromosome 12, USDA_Cmelo_AY_1.0, whole genome shotgun sequence and encodes:
- the LOC127144177 gene encoding uncharacterized protein LOC127144177 — its product is MEKSWMMENRMSREYELGVEAFIQFGFRHAKDSSTIRCPCLKCGNRLPQDESTVRYHLYANGIDQSYKIWFWHGKSFTSETSCNRQAYMNEETVDDDLFHVINMVQNVRDQFSEVPNTFDNMFDDAKKPLFPGCKRFTKLSALIRLYNLKVRFGWSNASFSELLATISELLPENNKMSISMYEAKKTLTALGLSYQKIDACPNDCCLYSKDLANISRCPKCNISRWKTSKNSNEEIKGVAAKQLWYFPIVPRFLRMFKNSEYAKHLCWHANDKKVDGVLRHPADTPSWRLVDHLWPDFGFEPRNLRLGLSTDGINPYGDLSTKYSCWPVIATIYNLPPWLCMRRKYLMLTMLISGPKQPGYDISVYLAPLIDDLKLMWEEGVQCFDAHRNERFTLRAVLLWTINDFPAYGNLCGCSVKGYKACPICGEETSSIRLPHGKKNAYMGHRKYLPRHHPYRRQKKAFDGNHEHGTPPLPLSGETIYNRLKDKTFPCGKRSTRRLNEDISNDYWKRISAFYELTYWKKLHVRHCLDVMHIEKNVLMNIIGTLLDIPGKSKDGLSVRLDLVEMNIRPELAPASDRSRTYIPAACYTLSREEKVSICRTLSDLKAP